CCGACGCAACGTACACGACGGTTACCCAGGTGGTCGATGTCGTCGACGATGCCTTTGCCGTTACGGATATCGACCAGGGTCTTGAGGACCTCGACGATGTCTTCCTTGCTCAGCACGCCCGAACCTTCGATCTCGGTACGACCGATACGACGGTTGAACTTCATGCGGCCTACGGCAGACAGGTCGTAACGCTCGGCACTGAAGAACAGGTTGTTGAACAGGGTCTCGGCAGCATCCTTGGTTGGCGGCTCGCCTGGACGCATCATGCGATAGATCTCGACCAGCGCTTCCAGTTGGTTGCTGGTGGTGTCGATCTTCAGGGTGTCGGAGATGAACGGACCGCAATCGATGTCGTTGGTGTACAGGGTCTCGATACGGACGACCTGCGCCTTGGCGACCTTGATCAGCAGCTCGGTGGTCATCTCGGTGTTGCACTCGGCGAGGATCTCGCCGGTAGCCGGATGCACGATAGCCTTGGCGGTGGTGCGGCCCAGGACGTATTCCATTGGAACGTCGAGCTGCTTGACGCCGGCTTTCTCGAGCTGGTTGATGTGGCGCGCAGTGATACGGCGACCCTGCTCGACAATGACCTTGCCGTTTTCGTCATGGATGTCCATGACCGCGACTTCACCACGCAGACGCTGCGGTACCAGTTCCAGGCTCAGTTTTTCGCCGGAAACGTGGAACACGTTGGTGGTGTAGAAGGTGTTCAGAACTTCTTCGGTGCTGTAACCCAGTGCGCGCAGCAGTACCGAGGCCGGCAGTTTGCGGCGACGGTCGATACGCACGAACACGCAGTCCTTCGGGTCGAACTCGAAGTCCAGCCAGGAACCGCGGTAAGGGATGATGCGAGCGGAGTACAGCAGCTTGCCGGAGCTGTGCGTCTTGCCACGGTCGTGGTCGAAGAACACACCAGGCGAACGGTGCAGCTGGGAAACGATCACACGCTCGGTACCGTTGATTACGAAGGTACCGTTCTCAGTCATCAGGGGAATTTCACCCATGTAGACTTCTTGCTCTTTGATGTCCTTGATCGCTTTGTTCGACGATTCCTTGTCGAAGATGATCAGGCGCACCTTGACCCGCAGTGGGACCGCGAAGGTCACGCCACGCAGGACACATTCCTTCACATCGAAGGCGGGTTCGCCCAGGCGATAGCCTACGTACTCCAGGGCAGCATTGCCGGAGTAGCTGATGATCGGGAATACCGATTTGAAGGCCGCGTGCAGGCCGACGTCGCGGAACTGATCCTTGGATGCTCCCGCTTGCAGGAATTCGCGATACGAATCCAGCTGGATGGCCAGGAGGTAAGGCACATCCATGACGTCCGGCAACTTGCTAAAGTCCTTGCGGATACGTTTTTTCTCAGTGTATGAGTAAGCCATCAGCGTTCCCCAGCTTGGTCACCTGCTTGTTTGGCTTCTCCCGGCGGGAGCAGCCAGAAAATCGTGCAAACCCCTTGGTTTGCGCCACCCACATGGGTGTCTTGCAGCTCGTTATCGGGGCCGTTCTGATCGGCCACCAATAACGGAAAAAGGCCGGTGGCATAAGCCACCAGCCATCAGCCTTTTGCTCAACGCTCAGGCTGGCATCGCAAAGTCGAAATTACTTCAGCTCGACTTTAGCGCCTGCTTCTTCCAGCTTCTTCTTAGCGTCTTCAGCGGCTTCTTTCGAAACGCCTTCAGCTACGACCTGAGGAGCGCCGTCGACTTTCTCTTTGGCTTCTTTCAGGCCCAGACCGGTCAGTTCACGAACGGCCTTGATCACGTTTACTTTCTTCTCGCCGGCTTCAACCAGAACAACGTTGAACTCGGTTTGCTCTTCAACAACGGCAGCAGCAGCAGCTGGGCCAGCAGCGGCAACAGCAGCGGTAACGCCGAAGGTTTCTTCCATAGCTTTGATCAGCTCAACAACTTCCAGAACGGTTTTCTGGCCGATTGCTTCGATGATTTGCTCGTTAGTCAGGGACATGACTTAAATCCTGTATTGGGGTGACAGCCTTCGCAGCCATCAAATTAAACAAATGATTTTGAAAGAGGTTACGCCGCCTTAGGCAGCAGCAGCTTCTTTCTGGTCGCGAACGGCCGCCAGAGTACGAGCCAGCTTGCTGGTAGCGCCTTGAATCACGCTCATCAGACGTGCAATAGCTTCGTCACGGGTCGGCAAGGTAGCCAGTACATCGATCTGGTTGGCGGCAATGAACTTGCCGTCAAACGCAGCTGCCTTGATCTCGAACTTGTCCTGACCCTTGGCGAACTCTTTGAACAGACGAGCAGCAGCGCCCGGGTGTTCGTTGGAGAAAGCGATCAGGGTCGGGCCAGTGAACACGTCGTTGAGGACACTGAATTCAGTATCAGCAACGGCGCGCTTGAGCAGGGTGTTACGTACGACACGTACGTAAACGCCAGCTTCACGAGCCTCTTTACGGAGTCCGGTCATTGCGCCTACAGTCACACCACGGGCATCAGCCACGACAGCGGACAGAGCGACTTTGGCAGCCTCGTTGACTTCAGCGACGATGGCCTTCTTGTCTTCGAGTTTAATTGCCACGGGTTTACTCCTGGTTTCTACCGTTTCATCTGGCCGAGGCCGGATGTCGTTTTGGTGTCTGATTCGATAACGAATCGGGAGCACCATCTGCGTAGGCTTATGGTTTAAGGCTTGCGCCGCCTACGGTCTTGGATAGCCCCCGCCAGGCAGGGACCCCAATTTTTGCTAGCAGCACGACGAATCGTGCCGCCATGGTCTTACGCGTTCAGCGAACCCTGGTCGATGACCAGGCCTGGGCCCATGGTGGTGCTCAGGGTAACGCGCTTGACGTAAATACCTTTCGAAGAAGCTGGCTTGATACGCTTCAGATCAGCGATCAGGGCTTCAACGTTTTCCTTCAGCTTGCCAGCTTCGAAGCCGACTTTGCCAACGGAGGTGTGAATGATACCGTTCTTGTCGGTACGGTAGCGAACCTGACCAGCCTTGGCGTTTTTGACAGCGCCGGCTACGTCTGGAGTCACGGTACCCACTTTCGGGTTAGGCATCAGGCCGCGAGGACCCAGTACCTGACCCAGCTGACCAACAACGCGCATGGCATCAGGCGATGCGATGACAACGTCATAGTTCAGGTCGCCGGCTTTCATTTCAGCAGCCAGATCGTCCATACCTACACGGTCAGCGCCGGCAGCCAAAGCGGCCTCAGCAGCTGGACCCTGGGTGAAGACGGCAACGCGTACGGTCTTGCCAGTGCCGTGTGGCAGCACGGTAGCGCTACGAACGACCTGGTCGGATTTACGCGGGTCAACGCCGAGGTTGACGGCAACGTCGAAGGATTCGCTGAACTTCACGGTGGACAGTTCGGCCAGCAGCACTGCTGCTTCTTCGAAGTTGTAAACTTTGCCAGCTTCGATTTTCGAAGCAATAGCCTTTTGGCGCTTGGTCAGCTTAGCCATTACACACCCTCCACGTTCAGGCCCATGCTGCGGGCAGAGCCAGCGATGGTGCGTACAGCAGCGTCCAGGTCAGCAGCGGTCAGATCAGCCTGTTTGGTCTTGGCGATCTCTTCGAGCTGAGCGCGGGTCACGGTACCGACTTTGACGGTGTTCGGGCGAGCCGAACCACTGGTCAGGCCAGCAGCTTTCTTCAGCAGAACCGAGGCAGGGGTGCTCTTGGTCTCGAAAGTGAAGCTACGGTCGCTGTAGACAGTGATGATCACAGGAGTCGGCAGGCCGGCTTCTTGACCCTGAGTACGGGCGTTGAAGGCCTTGCAGAATTCCATGATGTTCACACCGTGTTGGCCCAGTGCTGGACCAACGGGTGGGCTTGGGTTGGCCTGGCCGGCCTTAACTTGCAGCTTGATGTAAGCCTGAATCTTCTTAGCCATGAGCTACTCCAAAATCGGGTACGAACGCCAGATGGCTCCCCGGATGACTTGCGTTTTATCCCAGTGACGACAAAACCCCGCAGCACACAGGGCTGCGGGGTATGGGATGCTTCGTTCGCCTAGACCTTTTCGACCTGACTGAACTCGAGCTCTACCGGGGTAGAGCGACCGAAAATGAGCACCGCCACCTGGAGGCGACTCTTTTCGTAGTTAACCTCTTCGACACTGCCATTGAAGTCAGCGAACGGACCATCAATAACTCGAACCACTTCACCGGGCTCGAACAGCGTCTTAGGCTTCGGCTTGTCGCTACCGTCGGCAACGCGACGCAGGATAGCTTCAGCTTCCTTATCGGTGATTGGCGCAGGCTTGTCTGCGGTACCACCAATAAAGCCCATCACACGAGGGGTGTCCTTGACCAAGTGCCAAGTCCCTTCGTTCATCTCCATCTGGACCAGAACATAGCCAGGGAAGAATTTACGCTCACTTTTGCGCTTCTGGCCGTTACGCATTTCAACGACTTCTTCGGTCGGAACCAGAATTTCGCCGAAACCGTCTTCCATGCCAGCCAGCTTGACGCGCTCGATCAGCGAGCGCATCACATGCTTCTCGTAACCCGAGTAAGCATGCACTACGTACCAACGCTTAGCCACGGGACACCCTTAGCCAACAATCAAGGAGACCGCCCAGCCGAGCAGGGAATCAAGACCCCACAACAGCAGCGCCATAACCAGAACAACAGCCACGACAATCAGCGTGGTCTGAGTGGTTTCTTGGCGGGTCGGCCACACGACTTTACGGATCTCGGTACGAGCTTCCTTCGCCAGCGTAAAGAACGACTTACCCTTCGCAGTCTGCAAGGCAACAAAGCCAGCAGCCGCAGCCAGGGCGAGCAGTGCAAGTACGCGATACAGGATTGGGGAGGCGGAGTAATACTGATTACCCACGACGCCAACAACCACCAAAGCAACTACAGCCAGCCACTTGAATAGATCAAAACGCGATTCTTGGGCTTCAGTTTTGGGAGTCATCGGGGAGGATCCTGTGAGAAGAAAGCCAATCACACCGAGGTGAATGGCAGGTCAGGAGGGAATCGAACCCCCAACCTACGGTTTTGGAGACCGTCGCTCTGCCAATTGAGCTACTGACCTGTAACGCTGTATCAGGCCGGCCATTATACCGGCCTGATCAAGTAAATCAACTACTTATTCAATAATTTTTGCTACGACGCCGGCGCCGACGGTACGACCGCCTTCACGGATAGCGAAGCGCAGACCGTCTTCCATTGCGATGGTCTTGATCAGGGTGACTTCCATCTGGATGTTGTCACCTGGCATTACCATCTCAACGCCTTCCGGCAGCTGGCAGTTACCGGTCACGTCAGTGGTACGGAAGTAGAACTGAGGACGGTAGCCTTTGAAGAACGGAGTGTGACGACCGCCTTCTTCTTTCGACAGAACGTAGACTTCTGCGGTGAACTTGGTGTGCGGCTTGACCGAACCTGGCTTGACCAGAACCTGGCCACGCTCAACGTCGTCACGCTTGGTACCACGCAGCAGGACGCCGCAGTTCTCGCCAGCACGACCTTCGTCCAGCAGCTTGCGGAACATCTCAACGCCGGTGCAGGTGGTGGTGGTGGTGTCACGCAGACCAACGATTTCCAGCGGATCCTGAACGCGGACGATGCCACGCTCGATACGACCGGTAACAACAGTACCACGACCCGAGATCGAGAATACGTCTTCGATTGGCATCAGGAACGGCTTGTCGATAGCACGCTCTGGCTCTGGGATGTAGCTGTCCAGAGTTTCAACCAGACGCTTGACAGCGGTGGTGCCCATTTCGTTGTCGTCTTTGCCTTCCAGCGCCATACGAGCCGAACCGATGATGATCGGGGTGTCGTCGCCTGGGAAGTCGTAGGTGGACAGCAGGTCGCGAACTTCCATCTCGACCAGTTCCAGCAGCTCAGCGTCGTCTACCAGGTCAGCCTTGTTCAGGAAGACCACGATGTACGGAACGCCAACCTGACGGGACAGCAGGATGTGCTCACGGGTTTGTGGCATCGGACCATCGGCGGCCGAGCAAACCAGGATCGCGCCGTCCATCTGGGCAGCACCGGTGATCATGTTCTTCACGTAGTCAGCGTGACCTGGGCAGTCGACGTGAGCGTAGTGACGGATCTTCGAGTTGTACTCGACGTGTGCGGTGTTGATGGTGATACCGCGCGCTTTTTCTTCCGGAGCCGAGTCGATCTTGTCGAAATCAACGACTGCCGAACCGAAAACTTCGGAGCAGACGCGAGTCAGAGCTGCGGTCAGAGTGGTTTTACCATGGTCAACGTGGCCGATAGTGCCAACGTTCACGTGTGGTAGGGAACGATCAAACTTTTCCTTAGCCATCGATACAGTCCTCCGCAGAAGAAATAGTCTTACGCTGATAAAGCTGATAAAACAAAGGCAGATATTTTCATATCTGCCTTGTTTATATGGAGCTCTTGAGCGGACTTGAACCGCTGACCTCACCCTTACCAAGGGTGTGCTCTACCAACTGAGCTACAAGAGCGAAACACATTGCGCAAAACCCAGCAAACTTGGAGCGGGTAGCGGGAATCGAACCCGCATCATCAGCTTGGAAGGCTGAGGTTCTACCACTAAACTATACCCGCGGAGCTTGCGGCTCTCGCTAAAACTGGTGGAGGGAGAAGGATTCGAACCTTCGAAGCTCTCGCAACGGATTTACAGTCCGTCCCCTTTGACCGCTCGGGAATCCCTCCAGATGTGGCCGGCATTCTATTTGTCTGCCGTCCTAGTGTCAAGCTTTTTTTCAAATTTTTTCAATCAAATCTGAAACTTAGCAGCGTTGACACCGCTTCCAGCTCTACCACCTAAGTGGTGTTCCCTGTGAAGCGGGCGCCATTCTATCAAGCTATTCGCCAGTTGCAATACCCTGGCAGAAAATAATTTTATGTTTTAAGTCTTTGAAATCGCTGGAAAGAGTGGCGAGCACCTCTGGGTCCAGCAAACGCTCGCTCTCCGGGGAAATCTTGAGCCAGAGACCCTCTGCACCCGGCAACTGGCCCAACACCGGCAGAGCATCGATATCCAAGCTCAGCAAGCGCTGGCGGAGTGCGTCGAGTTGCTCTCTACCCGCCAAACCACCTACGACCAGGCATTCATCACGACGACGGGCCGGCGCAGACACGCCCGTTTCACGCAACAGGCGGATCTCTTGTTGATTACCTTTGTACAGCGACAGCGGGGCGACATCCTTGACCTTGAGCGGGGCTTCCTGTTGATGCCAGACGTAATAGAAGACGTTCAGCACCAGCAACAGCAGAAACAACCAACGCATAAAGCACCTCAGTCCAGTGGACAGGCCATTGCCAGGCCAACGAAAACCAGGTCAGGGACTACGCGAGCCTGCGGCGCAGCTTCACGCACCAACGGCGCGTCCCCTCCGGTAAGGAACACAGTAAAGTCCTCCCCCCACAACGCACGCGCTTGTTCGAGCTGAGTACGGGCAAAACCCTGCAGCATCAACACACAACCACGCTCCACAGCCTCGACGGTCGAGCGCCCTGGCGCAAGGCTTGTCAATGCACGCGCCGCCGAAGCATCGTCATAGCGGATACGCCGCGTATGGGTGCGCAACTGGCTACGCATCAGCGGCATGCCCGGGCAGATGTAACCACCCAGGTGCTCACCATCAGCGGCAATGAAGTCAGCTTTGGCGGCGGTCCCAAGGTCAATGACCAGACACGCCCCCTTGGCCAGGTGGAATGCCCCCAGCGCTGCGAGCCAACGGTCCATCCCCAGGCGCTGATAGTCTTCATAACCATTACGCACCCCAGCCATTTGCAGGGCAGGCTCTGCGACTCGTGCCACCACGGAGAACGCCTGACCGATCAGCGCGCAAAGTGCCGCAGTTTCTTCTTCACTACGCACACTGACGATACGACAGCCCGACAAACGCAGCGACGCCAACGCACTGACCTCAGCTACCAGCGCTTGGTCCGTATCGACAATACCACCACCCACGATCGTAGCGTCGGCGGCATGAATCACCCGCCATTTTATGAAGCTGTTTCCGCAATCGAGCTCAAGAATCATCACGCAACCTCAGACTGAGCTCACCACCACTGAAGCTCTTTTCCACACCCTCGACCTCAAGGCGCAAGCCGCCCTGCCCGTCCACACCTAGCACCACCCCATCAATTCGGGTGCTGCCGGCTACCAGCGATACATTACGCCCCTGCCAAAGGTGCGCCTGCTCCCACTCCTCCTGGAACGCAGCAAAACCATAGCGGCGGTGACGTGCCAATTCATGTTGCAGCTGCTGACTGAGCATTGCCACCAACCGATTTCGATCAATTGCGGTACCGACTTCGCGCCGCATCGATGTCCACTCCTGGTCGACCTGATCATTGGTCTGCATGTTCACATTGATGCCTATACCCAGGACAACGTGGCAGACATCTGCTGGATCACCGACCAACTCAAGCAAGATGCCAGTGATCTTCTTCCCACGCACAAGCACATCATTGGGCCACTTCAGCCCCACATCCTTTACACCGAAGCCCTGCAGCGTACGCATTACCGCCAACCCCACCACCAGGCTCAACCCTTCGAGCTGGCGCATCCCACCTTCGACGCGCAGGACGAGACTGTAATAGAGGTTTTCCGCGAAGGGGCTTACCCATTGGCGACCGCGGCGGCCACGCCCAGCGCTCTGGCGCTCGGCCAGGACCAGAAAAGGAGCAGCCTGCCCCTCGCCCGCAAGCCGCAACCCTTCAGCGTTGGTCGAATCGATGGTTTCGTGGATGAAGACGGGCCACTGCTCACCCTCGGCAAACTCGGCGATCGCCTTCGTTTCGAGCAGAGCAAGAGGAGCGGCTAGCTGGTAGCCACGCCCACGAACCTTGTGAATGGTGAGGTTCAGCTCACTCTCCAGGTGCTGCAGCTGCTTCCAAACGGCGCTGCGACTCACCCCGAGGGCTGCCCCCAAGGCTTCTCCGGAATGGAATCGGCCATCCTTGAGGAGATTCAACAACTTCAGCATGCCAGTCTCGACTTGGAATAAGGCTGGCATGATAGCTATGGGTAGTGGGCTTGCATAGGAAAAGGGCCGCCCAGAAACACTACAAACAGGGAGTTTTTCAGCCCAAAAGACAAAACCCCTACCTGCTTGCGCAGATAGGGGTTTTGCGAAATGAATCTTGACGATGACCTACTCTCACATGGGGAAACCCCACACTACCATCGGCGATGCATCGTTTCACTACTGAGTTCGGGATGGGATCAGGTGGTTCCAATGCTCTATGGTCGTCAAGAAATTCTGTAGCCAGAATGTCCAGATGGACAGCCCAGCGAATTCGGATATGCGATATTTGTGGTTACGAACTTTCGGTTATTTCGTCTTCACCACCACAATTCGGCGCCTTACGCTCAAATTGCTTGGGTGTTATATGGTCAAGCCTCACGGGCAATTAGTATTGGTTAGCTCAACGCCTCACAGCGCTTACACACCCAACCTATCAACGTCGTAGTCTTCGACGGCCCTTTAGGGGATTCAAGATCCCAGTGAGATCTCATCTTGAGGCAAGTTTCCCGCTTAGATGCTTTCAGCGGTTATCTCTTCCGAACATAGCTACCCGGCAATGCCACTGGCGTGACAACCGGAACACCAGAGGTTCGTCCACTCCGGTCCTCTCGTACTAGGAGCAGCCCCTCTCAAATCTCAAACGTCCACGGCAGATAGGGACCGAACTGTCTCACGACGTTCTAAACCCAGCTCGCGTACCACTTTAAATGGCGAACAGCCATACCCTTGGGACCGGCTTCAGCCCCAGGATGTGATGAGCCGACATCGAGGTGCCAAACACCGCCGTCGATATGAACTCTTGGGCGGTATCAGCCTGTTATCCCCGGAGTACCTTTTATCCGTTGAGCGATGGCCCTTCCATACAGAACCACCGGATCACTAAGACCTACTTTCGTACCTGCTCGACGTGTTTGTCTCGCAGTCAAGCGCGCTTTTGCCTTTATACTCTACGACCGATTTCCGACCGGTCTGAGCGCACCTTCGTACTCCTCCGTTACTCTTTGGGAGGAGACCGCCCCAGTCAAACTACCCACCATACACTGTCCTCGATCCGGATAACGGACCTGAGTTAGAACCTCAAAGTTGCCAGGGTGGTATTTCAAGGATGGCTCCATGAGAACTGGCGTCCCCACTTCAAAGCCTCCCACCTATCCTACACAAGCAAATTCAAAGTCCAGTGCAAAGCTATAGTAAAGGTTCACGGGGTCTTTCCGTCTAGCCGCGGATACACTGCATCTTCACAGCGATTTCAATTTCACTGAGTCTCGGGTGGAGACAGCGCCGCCATCGTTACGCCATTCGTGCAGGTCGGAACTTACCCGACAAGGAATTTCGCTACCTTAGGACCGTTATAGTTACGGCCGCCGTTTACCGGGGCTTCGATCAAGAGCTTCGCTTGCGCTAACCCCATCAATTAACCTTCCGGCACCGGGCAGGCGTCACACCCTATACGTCCACTTTCGTGTTTGCAGAGTGCTGTGTTTTTAATAAACAGTCGCAGCGGCCTGGTATCTTCGACCGGCATGGGCTTACGGAGCAAGTCCTTAACCCTCGCCGGCGCACCTTCTCCCGAAGTTACGGTGCCATTTTGCCTAGTTCCTTCACCCGAGTTCTCTCAAGCGCCTTGGTATTCTCTACCTAACCACCTGTGTCGGTTTGGGGTACGGTTCCCAGTTATCTGAAGCTTAGGAGCTTTTCTTGGAAGCATGGCATCAACCACTTCGTCGCCTAAAGGCAACTCGTCATCAGCTCTCGGCCTTGAGATCCCGGATTTGCCTAAGATCTCAGCCTACCACCTTAAACTTGGACAACCAACGCCAAGCTGGCCTAGCCTTCTCCGTCCCTCCATCGCAATAACTGGAAGTACAGGAATATTAACCTGTTTTCCATCGACTACGCTTTTCAGCCTCGCCTTAGGGACCGACTAACCCTGCGTCGATTAACGTTGCGCAGGAAACCTTGGTCTTTCGGCGTGGGAGTTTTTCACTCCCATTGTCGTTACTCATGTCAGCATTCGCACTTCTGATACCTCCAGCAAGCTTCTCAACTCACCTTCACAGGCTTACAGAACGCTCCTCTACCGCATCATCATAAGATGATACCCGTAGCTTCGGTGCATGGTTTGAGCCCCGTTACATCTTCCGCGCAGGCCGACTCGACTAGTGAGCTATTACGCTTTCTTTAAAGGGTGGCTGCTTCTAAGCCAACCTCCTAGCTGTCTAAGCCTTCCCACATCGTTTCCCACTTAACCATGACTTTGGGACCTTAGCTGACGGTCTGGGTTGTTTCCCTTTTCACGACGGACGTTAGCACCCGCCGTGTGTCTCCCATGCTCGGCACTTGTAGGTATTCGGAGTTTGCATCGGTTTGGTAAGTCGGGATGACCCCCTAGCCGAAACAGTGC
The sequence above is drawn from the Pseudomonas putida genome and encodes:
- the secE gene encoding preprotein translocase subunit SecE, giving the protein MTPKTEAQESRFDLFKWLAVVALVVVGVVGNQYYSASPILYRVLALLALAAAAGFVALQTAKGKSFFTLAKEARTEIRKVVWPTRQETTQTTLIVVAVVLVMALLLWGLDSLLGWAVSLIVG
- the rplL gene encoding 50S ribosomal protein L7/L12, with the protein product MSLTNEQIIEAIGQKTVLEVVELIKAMEETFGVTAAVAAAGPAAAAAVVEEQTEFNVVLVEAGEKKVNVIKAVRELTGLGLKEAKEKVDGAPQVVAEGVSKEAAEDAKKKLEEAGAKVELK
- the rplK gene encoding 50S ribosomal protein L11, which produces MAKKIQAYIKLQVKAGQANPSPPVGPALGQHGVNIMEFCKAFNARTQGQEAGLPTPVIITVYSDRSFTFETKSTPASVLLKKAAGLTSGSARPNTVKVGTVTRAQLEEIAKTKQADLTAADLDAAVRTIAGSARSMGLNVEGV
- the rplJ gene encoding 50S ribosomal protein L10, with the translated sequence MAIKLEDKKAIVAEVNEAAKVALSAVVADARGVTVGAMTGLRKEAREAGVYVRVVRNTLLKRAVADTEFSVLNDVFTGPTLIAFSNEHPGAAARLFKEFAKGQDKFEIKAAAFDGKFIAANQIDVLATLPTRDEAIARLMSVIQGATSKLARTLAAVRDQKEAAAA
- the rplA gene encoding 50S ribosomal protein L1 is translated as MAKLTKRQKAIASKIEAGKVYNFEEAAVLLAELSTVKFSESFDVAVNLGVDPRKSDQVVRSATVLPHGTGKTVRVAVFTQGPAAEAALAAGADRVGMDDLAAEMKAGDLNYDVVIASPDAMRVVGQLGQVLGPRGLMPNPKVGTVTPDVAGAVKNAKAGQVRYRTDKNGIIHTSVGKVGFEAGKLKENVEALIADLKRIKPASSKGIYVKRVTLSTTMGPGLVIDQGSLNA
- a CDS encoding pantothenate kinase, which encodes MILELDCGNSFIKWRVIHAADATIVGGGIVDTDQALVAEVSALASLRLSGCRIVSVRSEEETAALCALIGQAFSVVARVAEPALQMAGVRNGYEDYQRLGMDRWLAALGAFHLAKGACLVIDLGTAAKADFIAADGEHLGGYICPGMPLMRSQLRTHTRRIRYDDASAARALTSLAPGRSTVEAVERGCVLMLQGFARTQLEQARALWGEDFTVFLTGGDAPLVREAAPQARVVPDLVFVGLAMACPLD
- the tuf gene encoding elongation factor Tu, with protein sequence MAKEKFDRSLPHVNVGTIGHVDHGKTTLTAALTRVCSEVFGSAVVDFDKIDSAPEEKARGITINTAHVEYNSKIRHYAHVDCPGHADYVKNMITGAAQMDGAILVCSAADGPMPQTREHILLSRQVGVPYIVVFLNKADLVDDAELLELVEMEVRDLLSTYDFPGDDTPIIIGSARMALEGKDDNEMGTTAVKRLVETLDSYIPEPERAIDKPFLMPIEDVFSISGRGTVVTGRIERGIVRVQDPLEIVGLRDTTTTTCTGVEMFRKLLDEGRAGENCGVLLRGTKRDDVERGQVLVKPGSVKPHTKFTAEVYVLSKEEGGRHTPFFKGYRPQFYFRTTDVTGNCQLPEGVEMVMPGDNIQMEVTLIKTIAMEDGLRFAIREGGRTVGAGVVAKIIE
- the nusG gene encoding transcription termination/antitermination protein NusG translates to MAKRWYVVHAYSGYEKHVMRSLIERVKLAGMEDGFGEILVPTEEVVEMRNGQKRKSERKFFPGYVLVQMEMNEGTWHLVKDTPRVMGFIGGTADKPAPITDKEAEAILRRVADGSDKPKPKTLFEPGEVVRVIDGPFADFNGSVEEVNYEKSRLQVAVLIFGRSTPVELEFSQVEKV
- the birA gene encoding bifunctional biotin--[acetyl-CoA-carboxylase] ligase/biotin operon repressor BirA — protein: MLKLLNLLKDGRFHSGEALGAALGVSRSAVWKQLQHLESELNLTIHKVRGRGYQLAAPLALLETKAIAEFAEGEQWPVFIHETIDSTNAEGLRLAGEGQAAPFLVLAERQSAGRGRRGRQWVSPFAENLYYSLVLRVEGGMRQLEGLSLVVGLAVMRTLQGFGVKDVGLKWPNDVLVRGKKITGILLELVGDPADVCHVVLGIGINVNMQTNDQVDQEWTSMRREVGTAIDRNRLVAMLSQQLQHELARHRRYGFAAFQEEWEQAHLWQGRNVSLVAGSTRIDGVVLGVDGQGGLRLEVEGVEKSFSGGELSLRLRDDS